In Azospirillum formosense, the sequence GCAGCGACACCATCACCACCGGGGCCGGGGCCGACACCATCCAGGGCACGGTGGCGGAGCTGAACGGCGACACCATCACCGACTTCTCAGCCGAGGATCTGATCCCGATCAACGGGGCGTACTTCGAGAACGACGCCGTGCATCTGACCCGCTCGGGCAACGGTGGCACCCTGTCGGTGGACATCCAGCCGGAGCTGGGGCTGGTGCTGAGCAGCCTTCCCGCCGGGGAGGTGCTGGCGCTGTGGAACGGCGACGGCATGCAGCTGCGCTTCTCCCCCGCGGGCGGCAACGGGGCGACGGTGACCGGCGGCGCGGACGTGCTGTTCGGCACGGCCGGCGGGGAGCTGATCAACGACCCCGGCGGCAACGACGTGATCCACAGCCGCGACGGCAACGACACGGTGCTCAGCGGTGCCGGCAACGACACGGTGTCGGGCGGACGGGGCAACGACAGCATCGACGGCGGCACCGGCGACGACATCCTGGCGGGCCAGGAGGGCAACGACACGCTGCTCGGCGGTTCCGGCAACGACAGCCTGCACGGCGGCACCGGCAACGACGGCCTGTACGGCGGCACCGGCAACGACGTCCTGCACGGCTTCGACGGCAACGACGGCCTGTACGGCGACAGCGGCGACGACACGCTGTACGGCGGCGACGGCAACGACCTGCTGGACGGCGGCGGCGACGCCGACCGGCTGGAGGGCAACGACGGCAACGACACGCTGATCGGCGGCACCGGCGACGATGGAAGCGGCTATTACCGCGGCCTGTTCGGCGGGCGCGGCCAGGACAGCCTGGACGGCGGGTCGGGCAACGACTGGCTGGAGGGCAACACCGGGGCCGACACGCTGATCGGCGGCGCCGGCAACGACTGGATGCACGGCGACAACTACTACGTCTCGGTGACCCGCGGCGGTGACGACAACGACCCGAACGACTGGCTGGACGGCGGGGCCGGCGACGACACGCTGTACGGCGGCGAGGGCGACGACACGCTGATCGGCGGCACCGGCAACGACCAGCTGTCCGGCGAGAGCGGCAGCGACAGCCTGGACGGCGGCGACGGCACCGACAGCCTCTATGGCGGCAACGGCGACGACTGGGTCGCCGGCGGCGCCGGAAACGATCTCCTGTACGGCGAGGCCGGGGCGGACACGCTGGCGGGTGGCGCCGGCAACGACACGCTGGACGGCCGGGACGGCGACGACAGCCTGGACGGCGGCGACGGCAACGACCTGGTCCAGCCGGGCTCGGGCAGCGACACCATCACCACCGGGGCCGGGGCCGACACCATCCAGGGCACGGTGGCGGAGCTGAACGGCGACACCATCACCGACTTCTCAGCCGAGGATCTGATCCCGATCAACGGGGCGTACTTCGAGAACGATGCCGTGCATCTGACCCGCTCGGGCAACGGTGGCACCCTGTCGGTGGACCTCCCGTCGGAGCTGGGGCTGGTGCTGAGCAGCCTTCCCGCCGGGGAGGTGCTGGCGCTGTGGAACGGCGACGGCATGCAGCTGCGCTTCTCCCCCGCGGGCGGCAACGGGGCGACGGTGACCGGCGGCGCGGACGTGCTGTTCGGCACGGCCGGCGGTGAGCTGATCAACGACCCCGGCGGCAACGACGTGATCCACAGCCGCGACGGCAACGACACGGTGCTCAGCGGTGCCGGCAACGACACGGTGTCGGGCGGACGGGGCAACGACAGCATCGACGGCGGCACCGGCGACGACATCCTGGCGGGCCAGGAGGGCAACGACACGCTGCTCGGCGGTTCCGGCAACGACAGCCTGCACGGCGGCACCGGCAACGACGGCCTGTACGGCGGCACCGGCAACGACGTCCTGCACGGCTTCGACGGCAAAGACGGCCTGTACGGCGACAGCGGCGACGACACGCTGTACGGCGGCGACGGCAACGACCTGCTGGACGGCGGCGGCGACGCCGACCGGCTGGAGGGCAACGACGGCAACGACACGCTGATCGGCGGCACCGGCGATGATGGAAGCGGTTATTACCGCGGCCTGTTCGGCGGGCGCGGCCAGGACAGCCTGGACGGCGGGTCGGGCAACGACTGGCTGGAGGGCAACACCGGGGCCGACACGCTGATCGGCGGCGCCGGCAACGACTGGATGCACGGCGACAACTACTACGTCTCGGTGACCCGCGGCGGTGACGACAACGACCCGAACGACTGGCTGGACGGCGGGGCCGGCGACGACACGCTGTACGGCGGCGAGGGCGACGACACGCTGATCGGCGGCACCGGCAACGACCAGCTGTCCGGCGAGAGCGGCAGCGACAGCCTGGACGGCGGCGACGGCACCGACAGCCTCTACGGCGGCAACGGCGACGACTGGATCATCGGCGGCGCCGGAAACGATCTCCTGTACGGCGAGTACGGCGACGACACGCTGACCGGTGGGATCGGCAACGACACCATCGACGGCGGCAACGGCACCGACACGGTCGTGTTCAGCGGCTCCCGGTCCGGCTACACGATCACCAGAGTCAACGCGAACACGCTGACGGTAACCGGAACGGACGGCACCGACACGGTGTCGAACATCGAATATCTGTCCTTCGACGACCTCCTTCTCGATGCGGCGGAACAGTCGGTGACGGTGGTGTCGATCACCGCGGCGGCGGCGACCAACGCCGAGGGCAACGAAGGCTCCACCCGCTTTACCTTCACCGTGAGCCGGAACGGCGATACGACAGGAACGGGAACCGTCAAATGGGCGGTGACCGGCAACGGCTCGTCCTCCACCTCGGACTTCACGGGCAACGCCTATCCATCCGGCACCGTGACCTTCGCGGCGGGACAGAAGACGGCGACCATCGTCGTCAACGTGAAGGGGGACGACGCGGTGGAACCGGACGAGACCTTCCTCGTCACCCTGAGCAGCCCGAGCGCCGGCCTGTCCCTGGGGACCAGCACGGCCATCGGCACCATCCGCGACGACGACACGCCACGCACCATCACGCGCGGCGTGGGCTTCGACGTGGACGGCGACCGGTCGGCGAATCTCCTGTGGCGGAACCGGGACGGCCGCGTGGCGGTGACGCTTCCGACGGGCCTGACGGTGCTCGGCGGGTCGGGCGGCGTGTCGAACAACCCGGGGGTCGATTACCGGCTGATCGGGGCGGCGGACTTCAACGGCGACGGCAAGGCCGACCTGCTCTACCGCAACGCCGACGACAGCCTGGTGGTGTGGGAGCTGGACGGCGCCACGGTGACGGGCGCCCGCACGCTGGCTTCGCCGGGCGTCCGCTGGCAGGTGGCGGCGATCGGCGACTTCGACGGCAACGGCACGGCCGACATCGTCTTCCAGGACCGCGCGGCGCTGACCGGCGGGCAGATCACCGGCCAGATCCTGGTCTATGCCGACGGCCAGGCCCCCGGCGGGACGCCCGCCCCCGTTGCCGGGCCGGGCGTGGGATGGAGCATCGTCGGCGTCGACGACTTCGACAACAACGGCAAGGCCGACCTGCTGTGGCGCCATGTCGACGGCCGCCTCGCCGTCAGCGCGCCGACGGACTCCACGCTGACGGAGGTTCTGACGCGGGCCAACCAGAATCCGGGCTCGACGGCGCTGCGGATGGCGCGGGTGATCGGCACCGGAGACGTCAACGGTGACGGCACCGCCGACATCCTCAGCCGCGACCGCGACGGCACGCTCTACGCCACGATCATGAAACCGAGCGCGCTGGGCACGGTTCTGGACACCCAGTCGGCCGGCCTCGGCGGCACCTTCGGCGGCTCCTGGTCGGTCGCCGCCGTCGGCTCGTTCGGCAGCGACGGCCAGGCGCGCCTGGTCTGGCAGCAGGATCGTCTCGCCAACGCCGGCAATCTCAGCGTGACCGGGTGGGAGAAGACGACGGGCACGGTGCAGACGAATCCGGGTGCGGAGTGGGCCCTGGTGAACCGCCAGGGTCTTTCGGTGGCGCCGCGGGCGGTGAAGGGAACGGACTTCGACGGCGACGGGGTGGCGGACATCCTGCTGCGCAACCCGGCGACCAACCAGGTCGGCGTGTGGCGGCTGGACGGCTTCTCGGTGGCCCAGGGGTCGGGCCTGGTGTCGGCGGTGCCGGGGCCGGAGTGGTCGCTGCAGGCGACCGGCGACTTCGACGGCGACGGCAAGGCCGACCTGTTCTGGCGCGACACCCGCACCGGCGACATCGGCATCTGGATGATGAACGGCACCCAGCTGCGCCGCGGCGAGCTGGTCTCCTCGCTGCCCAGCGAATGGATGCCCGCGGTCACCGGCGACTTCAACGGCGACGGCCAGACCGACATCCTGTGGCGCAACACCCGCACCGCCGAGGTCGGGCTGTGGGACATGGACGCCGGACGGGTGCGCTCCGCCGCCGCCTTCGGCCAGATCGGCGCGGAGTGGAAGCCGCTGGGCGCCGCCGACCTCAACGGCGACGGGCGCGCCGACGTCCTGTGGCGCAACGAGCGCAACGGCGAGCTGGGGCTGTGGACGATGAACGGCGCCACGATCCTGCAATCCGGCCTGACCGCCGTGCAGGCCCCGGGCGACTGGTCGCCGGCGGCGCTGGGCGACTTCGACGGCGACGGCAAGGCCGACATGCTGTGGCGCAACAAGGCGAGCGGCCAGGTCGGCATCTGGCGCATGGACGGCTTCGGGCTGGCCGGCGTCGCCGCCCCCGCCCAGGTCCTCGACAGCATCCCCAGCGACTGGTCCGTCGAGGGCACCGGCGATTACGACGGCGACGGCATGGACGACATCCTGTGGCGCCAGGAAAGCTCCGGGCAGATCGCCGCCTGGTTCACCCGCAACCGCGGCGGCGAGGTCGGCGTCACCCCCTACCTCTTCGCCAACGCCGGAGGTTGGACACCCGTCCGCCCCGCCGGCGACCTCGTCGGGGCCGGCTGACGACAGGTTCAGGGCCTCGACCGGCGGCGCCCGATGGCAGGCATCGGGCGCCGCCGTTCAGCCGCCATCGGCCAGACGCCGTTCCCAGGCGAGCGCGGTGCGCACGATGGTGTCGAGATCGTCATGCTGCGGCTGCCAGTTCAGCGTGTCGGTGATGCGTTCCCTGGAGGCGACCAGCTCCGGCGGATCGCCGGCGCGGCGCGGCGCGATCCGCACCGGCAGCGGGTGACCGGCCACCCGTTCCACCGCATCCAGAACCTCCCTCACCGAATAGCCGTGCCCATAGCCGCAGTTGAGGATTCCGCTCTCCCCGCCGTTTTCAAGGTGACGAACCGCGGCGACATGGGCGTCGGCCAGATCGCAGACATGGACGTAGTCGCGAACGCAGGTTCCATCGTGTGTCGGGTAGTCGTCGCCGAACAGCAGCACCTCGGACCTCTTGCCCACCGCCGCCTCACCGGCGATCTTGATGAGGTGGGTGGCGACGGGAGAGCATTGCCCGGCGCGCCCCTGCGGATCGGCGCCGGCCACGTTGAAGTAACGCAGGGCCATGAACCGCAAGCCGTGGGCCGCCGCCGTGTCGCGCAGCATCCATTCGGTCATCAGCTTGGATCGGCCATAGGGATTGATGGGCAGCGTCGGCGAGTCCTCGCTGACCGGCAGCCGCTCGGGAACGCCATACACCGCCGCGGTGGAAGAAAAGACGAACCGGCTCACGCCGGCCCGCACGCAGGCTTCGATCAGGGCGTGGCTGTTCAGCGTGTTGTTCCGGTAATAGGCCAGGGGCTTGTCCACGGATTCGGGGACGACGATCGATCCCGCGAAATGCATGACCGTGCCGATGGCATGCCGCTCCAGGACATCGGCGAGCAGGTCCGGATCGCCGGCGTTGCCCTGGATGAACGGAATCCCGTCCGGAACCGCCGCGCGCCGTCCGGTGGACAGATCGTCGAGCACCACCGTCCGGTATCCCGCCCCGGCAAGCGCCAGCACCGCATGCGCACCGATGTATCCGGCACCGCCCGTCACCAGAACCGTTGCCCGTCCGCTCATATCTCCGGCCCCTCTTCATCCGCTCCGCGCAATCGCCGGACTGTATAATGAGGGCGGGACGGGCACCTTTCCTCTTTGGTGGGCTCTCCTTGGTGGGGACTGTCCAGGAAGGGATAGCCCGGTCCGTCGGGGACTCAGGGCGACCGCGGCCCGGCTTCCGCACCGTCGCGGCCGGCCGCGGTGCGCAGGACGTCGATCAGATGGGGAATGGCACGGTCGAGGGAATAGAGACGCTCCACCTTGTCCCGGCCGGCGGCTCCCATACGGTGGCGCAGACCCGCGTCCAAGGCCAGACGACGCAGGGCATCGGCCCACTCGGCCGGCGTCTCCGCCAGGAAACCATTGACGCCGTGCTCGACGATCTCGCGGTTGGCGCCGATCGGGGACGCGACCACGGGCTTGGCGCAGGCCATGTACTGGATCAGCTTGTACCCGCATTTGCCCCATTCCCAGGGCGTGTCCGTCAAGGGCATGATTCCGATGTCGAACTCGGCGATCCGCTGCCCCTCGGTGTCCTCCCGCCAGGCATGGCGCTCGGGAGACAGGGCGCTCAGCGCCGAGGGCGAAGCACCGACCAGGCTCAGCCGCGCGCCCGACTGGGCAATGACCCGGCGCAGAGGATCGTCCACCAGATCCAGGTAGCGGTCGGTGATCGGGGAACCGATCCAGCCGATCACCGGGGGCTGCAGGGCGGGACGCGGAGGCGAATCCGGGTAGCGGGCCAAATCGACCACGGTGGGCAGGATTTCGATTCGCGCGGCCCCGGCCTGGCAGGCGCGCTCGGCAAGATAACCGTTGCCGACCGTCACCATCGCCGCATGCCGCATCAGGCGGTCGAGCTTGCTTCCCAATATCCTCCGCACCAAGGCCCAGCGGCTGCGGTCATAGATATGGAACCAGGCGTCGTCGTAATCGATCACGTAAGGAACCCGGCTTCCCAGGAAAAGGCGCTCGATTCCATAGGGAAGCCACGGCAGAGCCTCCTTCTCGATCCACAGGAGATCGTAGCGCCCACCCTTCAGGAGGGCGCGCAGACGCCGGACATAGCACGCGACGATCTGAACAGCGCTGCGCGGTTCATTGGCATAGAGCGCAAGAAGATAAGAATCGGGAAGCAAAGGAGCCACATCCACCATCATGGCGGAGGATCTCAGCGCCGGCACGAACTGGTAATGCCGAAGGCGACTGCTCGGCCCCATCTGACCGTAGCGCGACAGCAAGAGAATGCGCATGGCGGCGGGCGGAGCTTTCTCGTTTTTGACCGGCATCGGCCGTTTGGAGCGGATGATCAAATGTTCGGAAACGCCCGGGAGCCGCGGTCCCGTTTCATGACCATAACATTGCCAAGGTCGGTCCGCGCCTGATCCGTGCGGAAAAGAAGCCTGCGCCTTGCGCTACAGCCAAGCATTCCCTCTTCCTATCAAACATTTCGCGCACATCCAAGCAATTGGCCCGGCCCAGGCCGCCAAATTCCTTGAACGGATTCCCCTCCACGCAGAAGCTGCGGATAACGAACCGCCCAAGGATGGTAGTTCCGCCCGGTTTCAAAAATGCAACATACCCATGCCGGAGCCCCACACCCGCAACCTGCCGCCTCTTCTCACACATGCTCTTTTCACGCGACTCCGCCGAAAACACGCATGCTTATCATAGACGTGATAACCTTTTTGGACACTCACTTCGCTCTTGCGACGCGAAAAAGGTTACTGTATGTACTGCCCTAGACCTTAGGGGTAATTCATTAGCGGGGGTTTAACGATGGCGACTGCGGTTACGCTTTCCGGGGGTGTCTCCAATCCGACCAGCATCGGGGTTACCTCGACGGTCGTTGGCTCGGTTCTCTCCAACCCGACCCTGGTGCAGACCTCCGGGCTCGATCTGACCAAGGTCGTGTCCGTGAACGACGCTTCCACGGGTCCGATCACCCTGGGCGGCGGTTCCGGTTCGGGCATCGTCTTGACGGCCCCGACCGCGGCCACGGTCATCGGCGGCACCGGCAACAACGAGCTGATCGCCTCCAACGACGTCAAGGGCACCACGATCACCACCGGCACGGGCTCGGGCACCGTCATCGGCGGCGCCGGCGGCCAGCTGCTGGGCACCGCCGCTTCGGGCAACGGCCGCTTCAACATCTACGGCGGCTCGGGCGACGACACCGTGATCGCGG encodes:
- a CDS encoding FG-GAP-like repeat-containing protein produces the protein MATFTGTSEPDSLTGAGGNDSLEGLGGNDTLSGMGGDDTLYGGDGNDLLDGGGDADRLEGNDGNDTLIGGTGDDGSGYYRGLFGGRGQDSLDGGSGNDWLEGNTGADTLIGGAGNDWMHGDNYYVSVTRGGDDNDPNDWLDGGAGDDTLYGGEGDDTLIGGTGNDQLSGENGSDSLDGGDGTDSLYGGNGDDWVAGGAGNDLLYGEAGADTLAGGAGNDTLDGRDGDDSLDGGDGNDLVQPGSGSDTITTGAGADTIQGTVAELNGDTITDFSAEDLIPINGAYFENDAVHLTRSGNGGTLSVDIQPELGLVLSSLPAGEVLALWNGDGMQLRFSPAGGNGATVTGGADVLFGTAGGELINDPGGNDVIHSRDGNDTVLSGAGNDTVSGGRGNDSIDGGTGDDILAGQEGNDTLLGGSGNDSLHGGTGNDGLYGGTGNDVLHGFDGNDGLYGDSGDDTLYGGDGNDLLDGGGDADRLEGNDGNDTLIGGTGDDGSGYYRGLFGGRGQDSLDGGSGNDWLEGNTGADTLIGGAGNDWMHGDNYYVSVTRGGDDNDPNDWLDGGAGDDTLYGGEGDDTLIGGTGNDQLSGESGSDSLDGGDGTDSLYGGNGDDWVAGGAGNDLLYGEAGADTLAGGAGNDTLDGRDGDDSLDGGDGNDLVQPGSGSDTITTGAGADTIQGTVAELNGDTITDFSAEDLIPINGAYFENDAVHLTRSGNGGTLSVDLPSELGLVLSSLPAGEVLALWNGDGMQLRFSPAGGNGATVTGGADVLFGTAGGELINDPGGNDVIHSRDGNDTVLSGAGNDTVSGGRGNDSIDGGTGDDILAGQEGNDTLLGGSGNDSLHGGTGNDGLYGGTGNDVLHGFDGKDGLYGDSGDDTLYGGDGNDLLDGGGDADRLEGNDGNDTLIGGTGDDGSGYYRGLFGGRGQDSLDGGSGNDWLEGNTGADTLIGGAGNDWMHGDNYYVSVTRGGDDNDPNDWLDGGAGDDTLYGGEGDDTLIGGTGNDQLSGESGSDSLDGGDGTDSLYGGNGDDWIIGGAGNDLLYGEYGDDTLTGGIGNDTIDGGNGTDTVVFSGSRSGYTITRVNANTLTVTGTDGTDTVSNIEYLSFDDLLLDAAEQSVTVVSITAAAATNAEGNEGSTRFTFTVSRNGDTTGTGTVKWAVTGNGSSSTSDFTGNAYPSGTVTFAAGQKTATIVVNVKGDDAVEPDETFLVTLSSPSAGLSLGTSTAIGTIRDDDTPRTITRGVGFDVDGDRSANLLWRNRDGRVAVTLPTGLTVLGGSGGVSNNPGVDYRLIGAADFNGDGKADLLYRNADDSLVVWELDGATVTGARTLASPGVRWQVAAIGDFDGNGTADIVFQDRAALTGGQITGQILVYADGQAPGGTPAPVAGPGVGWSIVGVDDFDNNGKADLLWRHVDGRLAVSAPTDSTLTEVLTRANQNPGSTALRMARVIGTGDVNGDGTADILSRDRDGTLYATIMKPSALGTVLDTQSAGLGGTFGGSWSVAAVGSFGSDGQARLVWQQDRLANAGNLSVTGWEKTTGTVQTNPGAEWALVNRQGLSVAPRAVKGTDFDGDGVADILLRNPATNQVGVWRLDGFSVAQGSGLVSAVPGPEWSLQATGDFDGDGKADLFWRDTRTGDIGIWMMNGTQLRRGELVSSLPSEWMPAVTGDFNGDGQTDILWRNTRTAEVGLWDMDAGRVRSAAAFGQIGAEWKPLGAADLNGDGRADVLWRNERNGELGLWTMNGATILQSGLTAVQAPGDWSPAALGDFDGDGKADMLWRNKASGQVGIWRMDGFGLAGVAAPAQVLDSIPSDWSVEGTGDYDGDGMDDILWRQESSGQIAAWFTRNRGGEVGVTPYLFANAGGWTPVRPAGDLVGAG
- the galE gene encoding UDP-glucose 4-epimerase GalE — its product is MSGRATVLVTGGAGYIGAHAVLALAGAGYRTVVLDDLSTGRRAAVPDGIPFIQGNAGDPDLLADVLERHAIGTVMHFAGSIVVPESVDKPLAYYRNNTLNSHALIEACVRAGVSRFVFSSTAAVYGVPERLPVSEDSPTLPINPYGRSKLMTEWMLRDTAAAHGLRFMALRYFNVAGADPQGRAGQCSPVATHLIKIAGEAAVGKRSEVLLFGDDYPTHDGTCVRDYVHVCDLADAHVAAVRHLENGGESGILNCGYGHGYSVREVLDAVERVAGHPLPVRIAPRRAGDPPELVASRERITDTLNWQPQHDDLDTIVRTALAWERRLADGG
- a CDS encoding glycosyltransferase family 4 protein, giving the protein MIIRSKRPMPVKNEKAPPAAMRILLLSRYGQMGPSSRLRHYQFVPALRSSAMMVDVAPLLPDSYLLALYANEPRSAVQIVACYVRRLRALLKGGRYDLLWIEKEALPWLPYGIERLFLGSRVPYVIDYDDAWFHIYDRSRWALVRRILGSKLDRLMRHAAMVTVGNGYLAERACQAGAARIEILPTVVDLARYPDSPPRPALQPPVIGWIGSPITDRYLDLVDDPLRRVIAQSGARLSLVGASPSALSALSPERHAWREDTEGQRIAEFDIGIMPLTDTPWEWGKCGYKLIQYMACAKPVVASPIGANREIVEHGVNGFLAETPAEWADALRRLALDAGLRHRMGAAGRDKVERLYSLDRAIPHLIDVLRTAAGRDGAEAGPRSP